The genomic DNA TCATAGGAAAATGGGTAAAAAGTCGAAAAAGAGAAAGCGCAAGAAGTTGTCGTCATCCTCAAGTGAAGAAGATGAGAAGGTGAGGAGGCGTTCAACACTGTTCACTGTTGTTTGTAGGGGCTGTCAATAATACAAAATGCTCTTTCTCAGTACATGTTCTGATCACATTATATATGATAGAATATAACAAAGATGTGTCTTTTTTATCTTAAGTTAGCTTAAAATAGCTACCACAGTATGAACATTAAAAGACTGCTGTAAAAAATTACATAGTCTCATGTAGTTCTACAACTGGTATTTTTTATATTGTAAGTTACAGTCGTGGCAACTGAAAATCAGTCGCATGTCTAGTGCAGATGAGAGTTGGTCAGAACACCAAGTATGACCCAATATTTCATTTCTagaagttctttattgcttgcaagcaagagtcacacaccagcagcacatAGATGTTGACTGAAGAGAGGCAGTCTCTCCTTGTAATAACGCAAAACAATAAAGCATTATTCCAATCATCTCAACATCCGCCTCATGATACCCAGAAGACTTCTAATACGCTTCGACTGTTGTTGTGTGTCAAACGTCAGCCTAATCTCAGAACACATGTACACAGAAGAGGCTTCAAAAAAAcccttcaggatgaactccATACCTAAGTTCCTTTATGTTAATTTTGATGGCACATGATACCGTACACAGTACATGAACACATCCATTCATACTCTGCAACTAGATGATTATTATAAGACGGAGCTCAAGTCTGAAGCCAACAGACAGAAGATTTCCcttaataatatatttataatataaacaTTATTATGGATGTAAAGTTTCATATGTGAGAGCAACATAACAAAATGATAAGGGATATTTGAGAAATTGTTTCTCATAGTTACCCTGACACTTGTTTtttctcaatcaatcaatttataACTTTTTTTAGAATGCCAGAAAATAGCAAAATAATGTGTATACTAATCCATTACAATTAGAGTTGGAGGGGTTGGATTAGGAGCATGAAACCTGTGTACTTGTGCTCTTGTATAGGTTTGAATTATAccataaaatatatatgattCAAGTGCCTATTGGGTTTCAAGTCTGTCACAACTAGGGGCTGATCGATATGGCTTTCTAATGGCCAATATGGATATTAGAAATCAATGTGAGTGAAAACCGATATTTGTGGCTGATGCTCATTAGCTATAAGAATGAAAATCTTTGAATCAAAATTGCGAGTACagtttactcaaatactgttcTTAAATCAATTTTTGGGGTACTCTTTACTTTCTATCCACTACTTTTATTTGATACATTAGTTGCTGTGCAggttcagattattcagtgtttttaggCTCTTAATTGTGACTCGCTACCTCTAAGATATTGTTGAAGGTGGGaaattgtgtgagaggatgctgcatcagagccaacgtatcacatttttaaattagtttattttttcgGCAATCAGACAGAAAAATTGCAGACActgataatcagaaaatgcTTAGTATCAACCCTGATAATCAACCAGAGCTGATAATCGGTCTATACCTATTGAGGACATAACATTTTGTGAGGTTGTTATAAAGCATTTGTTCAATATAAgcctttctgttttcattccttttaGGATCGTTCtaactaataatgataatgatcataGTTATAATTACATAATACCATGCATTGTGGTACTGTGAAACCATGATGTTTCCTGAAATGGTTCTCATACTGTGCATATCTCGCACAAAATCTATAAGCGACACATTCATTTAGCTTTTTTGTCTGACCAGTAGTCCAAAACCTAAAATGACTTTTGAGAAGCTGAAAAAGTTTGGCGTTAGtgtttgaaaaatgactaaaactgATGAATCAGTTATTTAAATTTCAGCTCTCGTCTCACTGTATATATTGTCATATTAGTCTGTACATTTTCTGTCAGCAAGTGTTTAATCTATACACACAACAAGCTGTTAAAAagggatttaatgtttttttcaggaatCCAAGGAAGGAGATGTTACCAGAAAATACAAAAGTACCAAGAGGAAGCCAGATGGAAACAGACATGAAAGGTTAGATAGAATATCTTTACCTTTATAACACCTAATGTTGAATTGAACATCATTAACTTAGTAGATGTGTTTTGAATTAACTACAATTGCGATATTTTCTCTGTTCTTCTACATTTAGCTGTGCATACAAACGGGAAAATTGTGCTTCTCCTACCATTAAAGATGTCTTCCAAAGCACCCGTCACATCAAAAAGCCTGTCTACAGACTGCCAAATTCACAGGCAGAAGACCAGAAACCTGTTAATAAGGTGGCGgaatgtacaaaaacaaaaagtgtctCCGTGGCATTCCATGGGGAAAATTGCTCTAGTGAAGCAAAACATGATATTTCAGGGAAATACTGTTCTGCCAGTAAGAGTAGGACTGTGGAAAGGGGGTCCTCAAAACACTTGAACACCCACAGTGCATATAAAGTTCCTCGGAGACCAGAGGAGACGTCTAAAGGCAGCTTAGATGAAAAGTCTTCCCAGAGGAGTCAATCCAAATTAAAAAAGCAGCTAATGAGTCCCTTGCCGGTTTCTGCTGAACAGAAAGAACAAGCACAGAATATActgaagaggaagagcagagctGAGGAGACACCAAGGTCGGGAAAGGACAGCAATGCTATCAAGACCAAAGAACCAAGCAAGTTCTCCTTCATCTCAAGGGATTATGCACGGCAGAAGAGAATAGAGCTTGTCAAGGAGCGGCGCCAAAGGCATCCAGAAATTAACCTTAAGGCCACATCGAGCCTGTGTACACAACCAAAAACTCCCTCTGCATTTCCCACAAAGCAGTCTTTCACTTCAGCCAAGCACACTACCTCAGTTAGCAGCTCAAATGTGGAGAAGAGTGTAATTTCAATCCCAGGGAATGTCACATCTGTGTCACAGAACGCAACTAAGTCATCATCTGCTCTGCAACAAATGCGTCCACCTGTGCGTTTTAATTTTAAGATACCAAAAATTCTTCATCCAAGGCCCATAGACAGCACCAGTGAGAATATTAAAGCTATTTCTACAAACGTGAATTTCaaacaacaaactgatcttTCAAACTCTGGGGCCTTAATGAGCAAGTCCAAGCAAGAAACCGTCCAACAAGCTCATAGCCATTTGGATGTTACTCCTAGTTTTTCATCTGAAGGTCGAGATAAGAAGTCATCGCTGTCGGGCGAGCAACTCCCAGCTACATTTGATGCAGTCACCGAGCCGTGGCATGATGAGGTATTAAAAAGCATCATTTATTTCATCTGGAAAAGTTACTTTGTGTGATcgaaaaagattgtttttttgtcaccTTGCTTAAAATTATATCAGTCTTTTGTTGTTGCGATGGTTCAAAATACCAAAGTGAATTTCAAGTATGTTTTTCTGTAGATGCAAGTGGTTGAAGAGCTTCATCTTGCCCGCTCTGAGAAGAGACTGGAGGTGAATGTAATGGAGAGCTATGGGGAACTCACCTGTATGGACATAGACCCTCCAGAGGGGGtagatgcagacacacactgtaagttttattgttttctttcaaaGATGGCAAAAGCAGAGAGATCTTAAATGTTGTAAACTCATCACAAGTGTAAGATATAAACtctttgtgaaatgttgtctcAAATGACCACACGGAGGCACTGTAACTTAAGGTCAAAATGATATTTCTTGCGATGGTCTAACATTTGCTTTTACATCATTTGAAAAACTTTTGCTTTGCCTGGAAATTACAAATGAAGATTAACGCCTGACTCGTCACTTTATGGCAGTTTAAACAGTGGTTTGGTGCTGCACCAAAATGAATGAACCTATAGAACAACTTAGATGCTTAAATTAGATTCTTCTCTGGTTTCTGGATTGTTGTCTCCCAAGATAACCTGGAAGTTTGTGcatttttaatcaaacattTCAGATGAAGCGTAGCCCCACAAAAGtgtatgaaaaaaacataataaaaattgATAAAAGTGTTatggcattttttttctggccTGTAACCCACAAAGGGACTATACGTTGGCTGAAATTGTGCTGGtatgatttcatttattttatttagatgTTGACATCAAAGATAAAAAAGATCACTACAcatgaacttgttttttttacaggcaaACAACCCCCTCAGCAGGACCTGATCCTTGTGTTGGACACCAACATCCTCCTCAGCCACCTGGATTATGTGAAAAAGATTATATCTCATGGCCTCGGAGGTGCACAAAAAGATTTTTATGCTTGATGTTTCTTGTGCAATGATTTATAGCTATTTCATATGCTATATAATAGAGCCTCTTGTCATTATAGGAGGCACTCAGTTAGTTTACACTCCCAAGTCTGTCTAGGTTTAAACtaattgtaaaatgttatacGTCAACGGTGGCTAGACTGTTAATACGAAGAAGAACCACTAAAATTTCAACCTAAAGAGCATGTCAAGTCTTGACACAGTGATTTTAGCACACTTAAGGAGCACAATGGTAATCCCAGTATTCCCAAGAAAGTcattttgtgattcatttttatTCACGATTAAATGTACTTGTAAAATATGGATTCATAACTACTATACTCTCTTTCTCCCCACTTCATGGTCTCTTAGTCATGGGCTTCCCTGTAGTCCTGATCCCCTGGGTGGTGCTTCAGGAGATGGATTCTctaaaaagaggaaaaggccTGTCAGGTTCTGTGGCCCACCTCGCCATCCCTGCCATCTCGTACATTTACAACTCGTTGAAGAGCCGGGAACCTCACCTGTGGGGGCAGTCCATGCAGCAGGCTGCTGCCAGCAGCAGTGAGTGCTGATTTAAAgaaaatgggttttttttttcattgcaaaGTGCTAGTTGTCTAATGTTTATTGTCTCCATAACCTGTCTATGAGCCCATATCAGATTTCTTCTAGGGATTGTTGGGTGTAATCTAATATAAATGTCAACACTGGTTACAAAAGAGCATGTACAAACGTGACAGAAACTGCAGGCGGAACAATAAacacttaaaggaaaagtttatgcttttctttgtgtgtaaaagcattgaaaaaaatcattttatatCAATATTCCAATCCTCATAACTCAATTATTGAATTCAAAAATATCTGCATGGTTTTTAACATAAACTGCTGTTTTTGGGGGGTATTATAGTGTTCGAGCTCTGGGAGCCTGCCATTACATGAATTAGTAAATGCTTGACTCTGCGCCACATGTGCACTACAATGGCCTGCAtctcattcactcactcacatacaccaacagcagagatggacagagtactcgaccccagtacttgagtaagagtacaaatactactggtcaaaatttactccgttacaagtaaaagtagctcagtcgacatgttactcgagtaagagtaaaaaagtacttgcttttaaaaggtacttaagtatccaaaagtacatgcttttaaatttacttcaagtaaaagtaagagtaagagtaaatttctcatttttcacatcaatgaaaaaatttttctaaatgaatttaaggaccttttaactcttgtttctgagaattaactatttgaaaccacctgcactgatgtgcttgcttttagaaccacaatgttatataaatccTGCataaacacctataaaaacgaataaaatgaatgggatcacaggaggacagcagatgaaCCGAGACAAATAGAAAATAACATGGTGAAAGTCTGGTTAACTTACGTCAACGTGTTTCTTTAAGTTGGACGGGGAGTTGTTGAAAGCAGAGGTAGTTTTTTTTCGGCAAAtgcaataaacatttgaaaatatatgtctgtttgtctgtgtccacgttttttactctgtcaaactcaaacatgGAGTCCAGATAAGGCAAAGGATTTTCTGAAAGTTCCTGCTCCGGATCATTATCAGACTCAGACTGAGACTCAGCAGATTGTcatttcattgtcattgtcgcggttttgtgttgacaaacgcagtcgagagcgtggctactttggtggtatccttatggggagggatgaggtatttatgcttttacatagatcccagtggagagcgtgcactgtgataggtttccttctttgacaaacacagcttgtgtccaacagtattttaggaaaaaaaaaaaaaaaaaaaaaaagagcagacctgaaagtaacgagtacttttcagccttcctagaaattaacttgagtaaaagtaaaaatatttgtcttggaaatgtattcaagtaagagtaataagtaccaaagaaatctaatactcaagtaaagtacaaatcctctggatacgaacttaagtacagtactcaagtaaatttactccattactgtccaccactgacCAACAGCAAAGaatgcccaaggacactttagCATGGGGACATTGATTAGTGACCCGCTGTAACTTCTGAGTCACAGCCAACCCAACACTGAACGTAAACACCAGGTGGCACTATCGCTAAGCTGGTCTTCCTGAATTCATCCTCAGAACATACAGTATACTGTGTGCATCTCAAGGGCATTTTTCACCTTTGCATGAGGTAACCTACTGCTTAGCTGTATATGATACAGACCAGACATTCATTTTTCAATAGTGATAGGACAGTCTCTTCAAGAATGCATGTGATAAAGGAGCAATTTTCGACTATTTCTAAGTATTTAGGAGCACATAAAACCATAGTGTATAGTGTATCACATGAACAAAACCTAAACATTCCATCCTGTGTTCTACATCTTTGAatcttcctcctcgtctttaaaagaaaaaaaatcatgctgCGCTCTGTTGTACAGTACTGTGCGTTAACACGCTTACCATGAGCTCACAGCATCATGAAATAAACATGAATCTTTGTCTTTATATGGGCCGTCCTGTTTCTCACTCTtgccttcctcttcctctctcttcctcttctctttgtaCTTCCTTGTCCCCAGATGGTCTCAGTGCTGAGAATAATGATGACAGAGTGCTGCAGTGCTGCCTGCAGTACCAGAGTCTGTATCCAGAGTGTGCTCTCATCCTGTGCACGTGAGTTCCCCCTCCCCCCTGCatatactgctgctgctgcagagtgtgtgtccTCTGCAAATAATGCACATGCATGTGACTATGAGTGGGTCCAGCCAGATAGTTCCAGTTGGGATGAGGGGGCCAGACTGACTAATTGAGCAAGAATAGATGTGCTGAGCAGGGAATTTTGAGTTCAGTTCAGGCCTTTTTTGGCTTGCATAGTGGAGTGGCCATTGTGTTGATTCACCTAATTTTTCTTTTGACCTATTTCTTTGTGTGCCACTATTTACAGATCCTGTTATTGCCAAATTAAAGGAGAAAAATAGTGGGCGGACGTTGCATTAGTCAGATACTTGTGAATTCTGTGTTACCAACCAAACCTCCCACTCCAGGctgctgtaaaataaatgtgactGAGTTGTCTTAATGTTGTGTTATCATTGCCACAAAGTCTGATCCGCTCTTTTCTTTATAGTAATGATAAGAACCTGTGCAGTAAGGCCCTCCTGAGCGGGGTGAAGGCCCTCAGCAAGAATGATTTGGAGGTAGAGGTTGGGAGATCTGCACATGGCTTTCGTCCTCTGCAAACCATTAAGCCTCTCATCGGCCCTCAGGTCTCATCACCAATGCTGAGCACGAACTATACATCAGTCCAGCCTCACAGTCAAGAGAGAACAGGCCTTTCTGTAGGACTCACAGAGAAAGGTGAGCCAGGGATTAATGTGTTCTTCTtgcaaaacaggaaatcacTTGGCATATTGCATCACCGTCTACTAGTTCACTGCACATGCACTTGCCACGTCTGTCCATCGCTTCCAAGTTTACTTTGCTTCACTCAGTCTGTATTGGGTGTTCAAGTTAGGTAACATTAtaacagtttaacaataaaagaactgacagagagataaaaatagaaaacagaatTCTAaccgacacacactcacaggacTGTTGGTAGTACGCACACTGGCTCGATTACACATTTGAAGTACACAGCTGCCATATTAtggtgtgtgtattttgtgctGACGTATGTTTATGTTCTCTCTCCCGGTACACAATGATGCATATACTCCTGTGTAAAGGATAGATGCTGTCCTGCGTTATCTTGcttattttgtgtgtctgctcatATACAACATGTGTGTATTTAAGTTATCACAGATGACAAGAGGCTGAACAAACTAGAGGATGAACAGAAGACAAAATGCGACGTGAGCAGATGTGTTTCTGAACTAGAAGACTGCCTGCGAGATGTGCTGTCTGATGTGTTAGAGGTGGAGATGAAGGCCGCTTATGAAGACCTCTGGTTAGAGGTAAAATTGGGTTTTGGAATTTCACTATTGGTTTCAGACTATTTTAATCTGGTTTACAACTGATGGGCCAGACTGTTCATGATGGCTGTTTGCTGTGTCTGTGTCGGTTCACAGATAGTTTATCTAAAACCACCCTGGACTCTTCAAGATGTGCTGCGCTGTATGAAAAAGCACTGGATCGCTGTCTTTGGGCACATTGCCCCTCGCAGGAAGGAGCAAACTGTTACAAATCTCATCGACTTCTTTATCTCAGGTATGTAGGTTTGCAGGTCAAAGTGCTATTATTTAGTTCACTGTTTTCCCGCAGTCTTCTAATGAACAGAAAGAGTGAGATAAGAGTGGATCATCTGGTCAGGTAGATGTCTCTAAAAGTAGGTTACTGTAAACAGTCTTGTCTATCTGTTGGCCAAAGTCCAAACACAGTACAGTGATGCAGTGAAACAGTTGTCGGATAATTTGAGAAATATAACCCAAATACCCTAGACACTAGTacaaaaatttaaatgttaCCCGGTGAAGAAATTAACCACATTGTTTAGCCAGCTAAGTCAAGTCAGTTAAGAAATCAGGTATTTGAGAAGGCATGATAACATCATATACTACGGATGCAGTATTTGATGTCGCTTTCCTCCAAGCTGATTTTTACCGTCtagattttgaaaaaacaataatagtaaaaacATTAATACTACAATGGATTCGAGAgcataaatatttatttctgtgaAAATGGTCGAGCTGCGCTTCCTGAGGTGTCTAAACGCAAATGTATTCTTTGTCCTGAGGACAGTTGTGTCGATTTGCTGAGTCACGCTCCGGATAAAACCCTTACTCCACCAGGGGATGATGATGCCTGCCCTGCACTGCGCTAGAACCCTACAGAACTACATAAAGAATCAGGTCATCTGCTAAAATGGGACACACAAATGTGTGTCAGAAAGCTGCTGATTCGCCTACTGCAGCACTTCTTCTGGATCTCACCACTGAATCTAATTACTTTATGCTTACAGtgctgagtctgtgtgtgactgtctcAGCATCTCACTCAGTCTCTCTGTCCACCTGTGCGAAGGGGGCTgctacaaaaacaacacaatacttTTTAATCCTTCCAAGAATGTTAATAGCTTTAACAGCATAGTTTTGCCCTGTGTATCCTCGATACACTGGCATGATTTTGGATTCCTTGGTACCACGCAGCCTGGCTCTTTGCCAAAGCTGTGAGAgtaggatgaggaggaggaggaggaggaggaggaggaggaggaggagaggaaggagggagggataaACTGTACATGAGAACACAGTCTAGGAGTGGAAAAGTACTGCATGCAATTTTCGGATCTCCCTTGAGCAGGCAGCAAATATGTGTAGCTATACTTGTGAGGACAAACCTTTTACAGACTCCTAAAAAGTGACTGAGTTTTAGGTAGGTAATTTAGGTCAGGATGAAGGAATGGTGTCGCCTGTCATGGGATTTATGACCCAATGCAGGTCCAAGTTACACGTCAGAGATCATTAAACATAAATACCAGGGCTTcatttgtaaaaacatgctttGATTTGTATTTGAACTTCAGATGCTTCTGTCCGATTCATAAAAGATGCTGAGCATAAAAAACCTTGCGTAAGCAGGTTCTAAGAATCTCATTTGTAGTTTCATGCGCCTTTGATCTGTAATTCTCAAAGCAACTTAATCTTATGGCTCCTGCCGTGCAATTTCCCTTATATAATGCCCGCACAAATGAGGGTTTATTCAGGGGTAAAACACGATagaaaatcaaactttttgGAAGACGATATCACGGCAATGTTAGAGGAGATTAAAACTAGTCAACAAGTATAATTATGTGGACTGTATagtctgctgacaaacaaaaccaaactttGGATCTTTGGAGTGTTACACCGCAACTGAAATACCCCTTCAAAACCACCGGGAAAATCACTTGGGTCAAGTCGAGAAATTACTTGAGGTGACATTTCAATGTCAATGTAAGGTATACAGTATAACCTATATAACTAATTATACATGTTTTATAAGTTATATTTAAGTATTTAAGTAGAGAGCGGCCAGTAATGATCCTACAAATAATTGAGATTATCAATAAATTGGCCAATATGCACACATTGTTTGCAACGATCGTTCAAATGCACTTATCAAACAGAAGATATGTAACAGAAGCAGGATATTTATAGTTTAGCATTAACTTTATAGAGTTGGATTAAACATCAAAGGGAACACTTACAAATTACCCCAAGcgtgtttttctgcattatattCTTCTTATAAAGATATGTCAGGCCATATCAGACAAAATACATGCTAATACAAATATATGTGTGATAGGCTAATATCGGCCGATTATATTATTCATCTGCTATATCGGTCAAGCTCTACATCCACACTTATTGACAGTCTATtgtataaatgaggcccctgaaTGCTCACCGAAatgttgacacatttttcaatataGCAAAATTAACTTGTTTTGTACAGGGTTGTGCAAGTCTTAGAACATGAAATTggacacaggaaacacacacatacacacacacaaaaccacacaagcTCACAGCCGGTCAGAACTTTTTCACCACAGTTTCTCATCGCctggctgttttgttttccatctttttATTCACAGCACTCACATACATAACTAACATAGCTAAGTGTTTTAGACATTTACTGTAGATGCATCTACCTGCACACATCTGATGGCTCAAATGTACCCCTCATGTGTTTACTCAGGTAATACAGAAGACTGTAGCGCTACCTTAGCAGCCCTCCAAGAAGCTAAGGAGCTTGTGAAAGCGTTCGGGAAGAGTTCGAGCTGTGTTTCCAGTGCCTTCTCTGTCATGGACAACATTTTCAATAAGCTGCAACCACAGGTCAGCCAGGGGCAAATTTTGTAGTTGAAGTGTGTGATCCATTCCATTCATgatgattatgtaaatgatgtaaAGATATACAAGCGCTAAGTCTACGTGTGTGCAGGCTGAACCTCCTGCCAGTGATGTTGTCATGAACGATGACGACGATCCAGACAACAAACAACCCACGTCTACTCAGGTCTCTCACCAGGAAGTGTGGGCCCTGTTTGAGAACATCTGGACTAATGTGTGCCAGATAAGGTGGGTGTAACAGGGATTTGATTGGTGCGGTGCTGAGATGATTAACAGCTGAGAATTATGTGTTTTTACcaattttcacaaaaaaaagcagttgtggaagaaaaaaaagatttgattaTCTTAAAGGAgcaacacacttttttttcacttggacTTCATGTAAACATAGATTCAAAAGTCGTCATATTCTGTTGCAAAATGATCCTGTGCCGTATAGTGAACAAGGTCTCTTACAGTAGACAGCAGAACACAATTCACAGGAAACGTGAACGACACTGTTTGATCTGATATTTATTATGTCATGTTATTTCCACTCCATTGACCCCGAgggtcatttttttctgtcgtGTTTCAGCTTCGAAGTGTTCAAAGCTCTGGGCTTTGACCCTCACACTATGCAGAGCGCTCAGCCAGTGGGAGGCCCTCCGCCACCACAGGATGCCTTGGACTGTTTGCACAAACTGTCCTCCATGGTCTCACAGCTGCTCCAGGCCTTCAGCAGGTATCTCAGCCCACTCATATCACTGCTGTCAgtctacacacacagacagacattctACTTCTCTGCCTGTCAGCCGCTATGTCCTCTGTGTCAGTTTTATACTCAGTTTGATCATTTGTGTTCATGGTTTGGTATCAGCAATGAATCACATGACGGCTTGCATGTGAAGGGAAGTCTCTTGTGGTGATGAACCCAGAAAGAATTACCACCGACTCTGCAGTTCCCATCAGTTCATTGTTTTAGTGTCCAACCGGcaattttactgttttgtttcacTCACTGGTctcatagttttgtttttggccaCAGAAGGCAGCTGTTTTCTGCAAAtaggcttttattttaaaaccacaGCTGAAGAACCAGAGATATGCCTCCGGAGTTGGTGGAAAACAGAGACATAGCAATAAAGGATTTAATTTTGACGCACAACATGACTTTAAATCAACAATGATGTTACTAGATGTGTAAAAAGGTCACCGTTTGCTGCCACATTTCAACTTCAAAGGTGATGATATGTCAGTGTGGTGTACACAGCTTTGTTCCATAGCATCAAGTGTCAGAAAAGTCAGTTATTGCAGGTTAAAGCTTGTATATGGCATCATTTTGTACTACTCTCACTTGCAGCTATTCCTTGTATACAAAACTTGAATTTGATTGCCATGCATAAACTGTATCCATATGCAAAACATACATACTTAATCTTTGGTGGGCCGTGCATTGCATTTTGAATAAGTTTAAAGAGCCTGGGACTTTAAGCATGTGAATACGTTTAGAAGAAAGAATCCATGTGGCATCTCTTGCAACACCCTTCATAACTATTTTGTCCATCTctaatcatcatcatccccaCTTGTCCATCTTCACTTAAACCTCTTACATGACCTCCCTCATCCCTTCATATAGGTGTGTCTTAACTTTGTCTAGACAGCCAAACCCTCAAAGAAGCCCCTTTAAACTGTCCTTCACCTGTCCTCAAGCAGCCTACTTACTGTGTCCTggttttgcgtgtgtgtgtgttgtatgccTTCATAGATCTTAGGCCTTACTTGGCATGAAGCCAGGGCTTTAATCTGCTTGACCTCGTAGCTATGCCTTATCACCTTTCCCATGACGCAACAGACAGCTACACTGTAGTCACGATTTCTCAGCGGGCCTTTGCGGAGAAAAATGCTAACAGTCACCCCTTTTAGA from Sparus aurata chromosome 11, fSpaAur1.1, whole genome shotgun sequence includes the following:
- the swt1 gene encoding transcriptional protein SWT1 encodes the protein MGKKSKKRKRKKLSSSSSEEDEKESKEGDVTRKYKSTKRKPDGNRHESCAYKRENCASPTIKDVFQSTRHIKKPVYRLPNSQAEDQKPVNKVAECTKTKSVSVAFHGENCSSEAKHDISGKYCSASKSRTVERGSSKHLNTHSAYKVPRRPEETSKGSLDEKSSQRSQSKLKKQLMSPLPVSAEQKEQAQNILKRKSRAEETPRSGKDSNAIKTKEPSKFSFISRDYARQKRIELVKERRQRHPEINLKATSSLCTQPKTPSAFPTKQSFTSAKHTTSVSSSNVEKSVISIPGNVTSVSQNATKSSSALQQMRPPVRFNFKIPKILHPRPIDSTSENIKAISTNVNFKQQTDLSNSGALMSKSKQETVQQAHSHLDVTPSFSSEGRDKKSSLSGEQLPATFDAVTEPWHDEMQVVEELHLARSEKRLEVNVMESYGELTCMDIDPPEGVDADTHCKQPPQQDLILVLDTNILLSHLDYVKKIISHGLGVMGFPVVLIPWVVLQEMDSLKRGKGLSGSVAHLAIPAISYIYNSLKSREPHLWGQSMQQAAASSNGLSAENNDDRVLQCCLQYQSLYPECALILCTNDKNLCSKALLSGVKALSKNDLEVEVGRSAHGFRPLQTIKPLIGPQVSSPMLSTNYTSVQPHSQERTGLSVGLTEKVITDDKRLNKLEDEQKTKCDVSRCVSELEDCLRDVLSDVLEVEMKAAYEDLWLEIVYLKPPWTLQDVLRCMKKHWIAVFGHIAPRRKEQTVTNLIDFFISGNTEDCSATLAALQEAKELVKAFGKSSSCVSSAFSVMDNIFNKLQPQAEPPASDVVMNDDDDPDNKQPTSTQVSHQEVWALFENIWTNVCQISFEVFKALGFDPHTMQSAQPVGGPPPPQDALDCLHKLSSMVSQLLQAFSSVLSSAPGLEDIQTLFSIIHSNKIADVDSRFTAKDLLDCFSQQDYREKLTVGGNQLMELKGALDRCVGTTGQHTTFPT